GTTTTGGATTCGGCGAGGATTTGTATCAGGTATTCACCGTAGCCGCTCTTGATCAGTGGCTGCGCCTGTTTCTCCAGCGTTTCTGCGTCAATAAAACCTTTGCGGAAGGCAACTTCTTCTGGGCAGGCAATTTTAAGGCCCTGGCGGCGTTCGATGGTTTGCACAAACTGCGCAGCTTCCAGCAGGTTGTCGTGGGTGCCCGTGTCCAGCCATGCGGCACCGCGGCCCATCAGCTGTACATTGAGGTTGCCCTGCTCCAAGTACATGCGATTGAGGTCGGTGATCTCCAGCTCCCCGCGAGGGCTGGGCTTGATCTCACGCGCAAGGTCGCAGACCTGGTTGTCGTAAAAGTAGAGGCCGGTTACTGCGTAATTGGATTTCGGCTGCGCGGGCTTTTCTTCGAGACTGATCACCTTGCCGGATTTGTCGAACTCCGCCACACCGTAGGCACGGGGATCGGCAACGTGGTAGCCGAATACGGTGGCGCCCTCGGTGCGCTGGTTTGCGTTCTTCAGTACTTCACTGAAGTGCTCTGCATAATAGATGTTGTCGCCCAGTACCAGCGCACTGGGGTTGCTGCCAACATGTTCACGGCCAATCAGGAACGCCTGTGCAAGGCCGTCGGGAGAAGGCTGCACCGCATAGGTAATGTTGATGCCCCACTGGCTGCCATCTTCCAGCAACTTCTGGAACAGACACTGTTCTTCGGGGGTGGTGATGATGAGGATATCCCGAATCCCCGCCATCATCAGGGTGGTCAGCGGGTAGTAGATCATCGGCTTGTCGTACACCGCCATCAGCTGCTTGCTGACCCCTTTGGTCAGCGGATACAGCCGCGTGCCTGACCCGCCAGCCAGAATTATTCCTTTTCGTGATGAAGTTCCCGCTTTCATTTTTTCCCCCGGATAAAATTCAACTAAATTTGGCGCTCATTTCACTGCAATCTTGAGGCCAAATACCTTCCCTGATTGCACATTTCGAACTGGTTGTTTTTCAAAACCGAAGCGACCCTCAATAGTGAGTCGCCCCGGCTAAATTGATTTGCTAGAACGACAGCACTGCAGCCGTGCCCACGGCGATACGATACAGAATTTCCGTTACGTCTTTTGTAACCTGCAGCTCACTCGCCTGGATTTCCGGCATTATCATGATTTCATCGCCCGGGCGGAGTACTCCATTCAGGCGATTATTGAACTTGCGCTTTTTAATACGACTGATGGTGCCATCCATATGCAGAACCACCAGCTCATCGGTATTGGCGTTATTGGAGAATCCGCCGGCCAGCTCAATGTAATCTTCCAGCGTATGGCGCTCGTTGAACACCAGCGATGTGGGGAATACTACCTCTCCCACAACGGACACTGTTGAAGCGCGCAAGGGAACGATGAGCGAATCGCCATCTTCCAGCAACATTTCACCCGCCTTGGCATTGTTGGCCAGTACCACCTGGCCACGCGGCTGGGCGTTGCGCGCCTTGGCGATAAAGTTCTGGATCATGGACGCAGTGTCCTTAATGGATGCCTGGTCTGCGGTGGTTGTCGGCTGGCGCGTGAGCGCCTCCATTTCCAGCGCATCCAGTGAACGCTCCAGGGCCACCTTCTGCTTTTTTGCCACGCTTTTGCGGTACAACTGCAGTGAGAAGGGATCGGCGTTATCGCGGTAGCGGAGTTTGTCGAGCAGGTCCTGCAGGGTTGCGCCGTAAGGCAATACATAGGCCGCCGGCCCATTCACTTCACCGCTAACGCGAACGGAAATGCTGGTTACCTCACTATCGCTCA
This Microbulbifer sp. Q7 DNA region includes the following protein-coding sequences:
- the rfbA gene encoding glucose-1-phosphate thymidylyltransferase RfbA, with product MKAGTSSRKGIILAGGSGTRLYPLTKGVSKQLMAVYDKPMIYYPLTTLMMAGIRDILIITTPEEQCLFQKLLEDGSQWGINITYAVQPSPDGLAQAFLIGREHVGSNPSALVLGDNIYYAEHFSEVLKNANQRTEGATVFGYHVADPRAYGVAEFDKSGKVISLEEKPAQPKSNYAVTGLYFYDNQVCDLAREIKPSPRGELEITDLNRMYLEQGNLNVQLMGRGAAWLDTGTHDNLLEAAQFVQTIERRQGLKIACPEEVAFRKGFIDAETLEKQAQPLIKSGYGEYLIQILAESKTDHAFSR